A single window of Vigna radiata var. radiata cultivar VC1973A chromosome 4, Vradiata_ver6, whole genome shotgun sequence DNA harbors:
- the LOC106759021 gene encoding protein PAF1 homolog isoform X3 yields the protein MANYQRDPYYPPPGYALPFPPPSYASAPPPPPPAGYEPFMPPPPQYQGYQSYLNQQYPPPPPSHYHCHHVQYHDDDTPGFTSFLEG from the exons ATGGCTAATTACCAAAGAGACCCCTATTATCCTCCTCCGG GCTACGCCCTTCCTTTTCCGCCACCGAGTTATGCATCagcgccgccgccgccgcctcCGGCAGGGTATGAGCCGTTCATGCCACCGCCTCCGCAGTACCAAGGTTACCAAAGCTATTTGAATCAACAGTACCCTCCGCCACCTCCTTCGCATTACCATTGCCACCACGTACAGTATCATGACGATGATACCCCCGGTTTTACTTCCTTCTTGGAAGGCTG